DNA from Mesorhizobium sp. B2-1-1:
CTGGGCCTATCTGGCATTCATGCAGTGGCTGGTCGTCTGGGGCGGCGACCTGCCCGACGAAATCCATTGGTATGTCATCCGTGGTCGAAATGGCTGGCAGTATCTGCTTTGGCTGCTGATCGCGCTGCAATTTGCCTTGCCCTTCGCCGGTTTCCTGAACCGCTCCGTCAAGCGCAGCCGCGTTGGCCTGATAGGGCTCGGCGCGTTCCTGCTGGCCGGACATTTCGCCGATGTCGCCTGGCGCGTCCGGCCGGCTTTGTCCGCCCTCGGTGCAGGAGTGTCGTGGCCGGACCTCGCGGCAATGGTCGGCGCGGGCGGCATCTGGTTCGGGTGCTTCGTCTATATCTGGACCAGGCCTGATCGCATCGTCGTCTGGCGCGGGAGGCTGGCCCGTGGCTAAGGTCGTGCGTCATCCCGAAACACGCGATGTCTGGCCGAGGGCGCTCGTGCTCATTGGCCTCGGCCTGCTTGTCTTCCTGGCGCTCGCCGCGCTTGGGCTGAGACTGATTTTCGATACGGCCCCGTTCTGGCCACTTGCGGGCACGCAGATGAACGGCAGCGCCGCAGGTCCCGCCTTGCAGGATTTCCCCGGGGCCGATCTTGCCGCGTTCCGTCAGCAGGAAGATCGTGAACTCGGCATGCTTGCATGGGTCGACCGCAATGGTGGCATCGCGCGCATTCCGATCGACGACGCCATGAAGCTGATCGCCGCGCAGGGACTGCCGGAGGCGGTAACGCCCGCTGCGGCCGGTGAGGACTGCGCCTTGCTCGAAGGCCAGGTTCCGCGCGCGCCGCAGGCCGGCATTTGCCGCGCCCGAGCGGACGCGGCGCAGCCAAACGCCGGGGCGCCGCAGCAGGGCCAGGCCGCACCGGCCATGGGGGCGAGGCCATGAGGCGTTTGGTCCTGCCGCTCGTGCTCCTGGCTGCAATGACCGCCAGCGTGCGCGCGCGGCCGGTTTTCGAACCGCAGATCGGCGCGCAGCTCAGCCTCGATACAGTCTTCCGCGAGGCTTCGGGCGGACGGCAGACGCTTTCCGGCATTCTCGGCGGGCGGCCGGCGCTGCTCATCTTCGGTTACGACAAATGCCCCAACCTCTGCGGCGTGACCCAGCAGGCGGTTGCCTCGGATCTGAACAAGACCGGCCTCGATCCCGCGACCTACCACGCTCTCTTCGTCTCGATAGATGCTTCCGAGACCGTCGCGGATGCGGCGTCCATCCAAGCCGAAGTCGGGCGGTCCGCCGGTCAGGCAGGGTTGTCCGCGTGGCGCTTCTTGACCAGCGAGGATGGCGCTGGCGCCGCCCTTGCCGCGGAGGCCGGCATCACATTCGACCGGCGCGACCGGATCTCGCAATATGTTCACCCGATCGCGGTCATCGCGCTGACGCCGCAAGGCCGCATCGCGCAAGTACTTCCGGCGCTGAGTTTCGAGCCGCGCGATCTCAGGCTTGCCCTGGTCGAGGCGTCGGCCGGGCGGCTTGGATCCATCGCCGATCACGTCTTTCTGCTGTGTGCCGGCTTCGATGCATCAAAGGGCCAGTACACGCCAGCGGTCTGGGCAGTCGTGAAGGTGACTGGCATGGCGACGCTGCTTGGCCTTGGCGCCACCATCCTCGTTCTGTCGCGAAGGAGGCCGATTTGACGTTCGGCATCCCTTTTACGCCGCCGCAGGCCTCCTCGATTGCCGGCAGTGTCGACGCCCTGTTCTACGTGCTGCTTGCCTTCACCGTCGCGCTGGGCGTCTTCCTGACCAGCCTGGTCGTTTTCTACGCCGTCAAATATCGCGCCGGCTCCAAGGTGGAGCGAACGGGGGAGCGTGCGCGCAGCACGCCGCTCGAGGTGACCTGGACAGTCGCCAGCCTGCTGATCGCTTTCACCATCTTCGGATGGGGAGCCGTGCTGTTCCTGCGCCGCGAACACCCTCCCCTTGACGCACTCGAGATCGCCGGCCTTGGTAAGCAATGGATGTGGGAGTTCCGTCATCCTGGCGGCCAGCGTGAAATCAACGAACTGCATGTGCCGGTCGGCGAGGCGGTGATCGTGTCGCTGGCATCGCAGGACGTGATCCACTCATTCTTCGTACCTGCCTTCCGGGTCAAGCAGGACGCGGTGCCGGGGCGCACCACGCATGTCTGGTTCATCGCCAGCGAGCCCGGGCGGTATCATTTGTTCTGCGCGCAATATTGCGGCACCCAGCATTCGGAGATGGGCGGCTGGGTGACCGTGATGCCGCCGCAAGAATATGCGGCGTGGCTGGGCAAGCAGGGCCAGGGTGAAACGCTTGCGGCCGACGGCGAAAAACTCTTCCGCGCGCTCGGCTGCTCCGGCTGCCACGGCAATTCCACCAAGGTGAGGGCGCCGGATCTGGCTGGGGTCTTCGGACGGCCGGTGGCCCTGGACAATCAACAGACCGTCATTGCCGACGACCGCTATTTGCGCGATTCCATCCTCAATCCGAAGAAGGAGATCGCCGCCGGGTATGAACCCGTGATGCCGAGCTTTGACGGCCTTGTCGACGAGCAGGAGCTACAGATGCTGCTGGCGTATCTCAAATCCCTGTCGCCGCGAGCAACCAGGGAAAGCGGGGCGACCCAATGAGCAGGCAAGCCTTGGCGCCTTCGAGCTATCTGCATGGGGAGGCCGGACCTGCCGCCTGGCTCTTGACCACCGACCACAAGCGCGTCGCCTGGCTCTACCTGATGTCGCTGACGGCGTTCTTTTTTCTTGGCGGTGCTTTTGCCGTGATGATCCGGATCGAACTCGCGTCGCCTGCGGGCGATCTGGTGTCGGACGATGTCTATAACAGGCTGTTTTCCCTGCATGGCATCATCATGGTGTGGTTCTTCCTGGTGCCGTCGATCCCCGCGACGCTCGGCAATTTCCTGCTGCCGCTGATGATCGGCGCGCGCGATCTCGCTTTTCCGCGGCTCAATCTCGCCAGCTGGTACGTGTTCATCTTCGGCAGCGCCTTTGCCCTGGCCGCGGTGCTCGCCGGCGGTGTCGACACGGGTTGGACCTTCTACACGCCGCTCTCGACGCTCTATGCCAACGGCTTCGTTTCGATGGCCGCGCTGGGTGTCTTCATCGTCGGCTTCTCGACGATCATGACCGGCATCAACTTCATCGTCACCGTCCACACGTTACGCGCGCCGGGGCTGACCTGGTTCAGACTGCCGATCTTCGTCTGGACGATGTATGCGACCGCGCTGGTCATGGTGCTGGCGACGCCGGTGCTGGCCGCCTCGCTGATCCTGATCGTGCTGGAGCGTGCCTTCGGTATCGGCATCTTCAATCCCGCGCTGGGCGGCGACCCGCTGCTGTTCCAGCATCTGTTCTGGTTCTACTCACATCCCGCGGTCTACATCATGATCCTGCCCGGCATGGGCGTGGTTTCCGAAGTGCTGCCCTGCTTCAGCAAGCGCCCGCTGTTCGGCTACAAGGCGGTGGCGATGTCTTCGATGGCGATTGCCGTGTTCGGCTTCCTGGTCTGGGGTCACCATATGTTCGTATCAGGCCAGTCGGCCTATGCCGGCATCGTGTTCTCGTTCCTGTCGTTCTGCGTCGCGATCCCCTCGGCGATAAAGGTGTTCAACTGGACGCTGACGCTGCGCAAGGGCGAAATCACTTTCGAGACGCCCATGCTTTATGCGCTGTTTTTCCTGGCGCTGTTCACTTTCGGGGGGCTGGCCGGCCTGTTCCTGGCCGCTCTCGCCGTCGACGTCCACGTTCATGACACCTATTTCGTCGTGGCGCATTTCCATTACATCATGGTCGGCGGCATGGTGACGGCCTACATGGCGGGGTTGCATTTCTGGTGGCCGAAGATCACCGGCCGCGTCTATTCCGAAACCTGGGGCCGTATCGCCGCGACCGTGACCTTCCTCGGCTTCAACCTGACTTTCTTCCCGCAATTCGTGCTCGGTTTTCTCGGCATGCCGCGGCGCTATCACACCTATCCGCCGGAGTTTCAGTTCTGGCACGTATTGTCCTCGGCCGGCGCGGTCGTTCTGGCCGTCGGCTATCTTATGCCGCTGCTCTATCTCGGCTGGTCGCTGTTTCGCGGGACGCGGGCGCCGGCCAACCCGTGGGGCGCGACCGGCCTTGAATGGCAGACGGCTTCGCCGCCGCCCCCGCATAATTTCGACACCATGCCCGTGGTCAGGCGGCCGGCCTATGACTATGCCATGAAAGGCCTGAGGCACGAGACGTTCAGCCCGCACAGGGACGAAGCCTCATGAGCGGGCCGACCGAAAGCATTGCCTTCGATACACGGGCCCGCGAGAAGGCGGCCGATGCGTTCGGCATGTGGATTTTCATCGGCTCCGAGGCGATGCTGTTCGGCGCGATCGTGCTGGTGTTCCTCTACGCCCGATTGAGCTATGGCGCGGCATTCG
Protein-coding regions in this window:
- a CDS encoding SCO family protein, which codes for MRRLVLPLVLLAAMTASVRARPVFEPQIGAQLSLDTVFREASGGRQTLSGILGGRPALLIFGYDKCPNLCGVTQQAVASDLNKTGLDPATYHALFVSIDASETVADAASIQAEVGRSAGQAGLSAWRFLTSEDGAGAALAAEAGITFDRRDRISQYVHPIAVIALTPQGRIAQVLPALSFEPRDLRLALVEASAGRLGSIADHVFLLCAGFDASKGQYTPAVWAVVKVTGMATLLGLGATILVLSRRRPI
- the coxB gene encoding cytochrome c oxidase subunit II — translated: MTFGIPFTPPQASSIAGSVDALFYVLLAFTVALGVFLTSLVVFYAVKYRAGSKVERTGERARSTPLEVTWTVASLLIAFTIFGWGAVLFLRREHPPLDALEIAGLGKQWMWEFRHPGGQREINELHVPVGEAVIVSLASQDVIHSFFVPAFRVKQDAVPGRTTHVWFIASEPGRYHLFCAQYCGTQHSEMGGWVTVMPPQEYAAWLGKQGQGETLAADGEKLFRALGCSGCHGNSTKVRAPDLAGVFGRPVALDNQQTVIADDRYLRDSILNPKKEIAAGYEPVMPSFDGLVDEQELQMLLAYLKSLSPRATRESGATQ
- the ctaD gene encoding cytochrome c oxidase subunit I, whose product is MSRQALAPSSYLHGEAGPAAWLLTTDHKRVAWLYLMSLTAFFFLGGAFAVMIRIELASPAGDLVSDDVYNRLFSLHGIIMVWFFLVPSIPATLGNFLLPLMIGARDLAFPRLNLASWYVFIFGSAFALAAVLAGGVDTGWTFYTPLSTLYANGFVSMAALGVFIVGFSTIMTGINFIVTVHTLRAPGLTWFRLPIFVWTMYATALVMVLATPVLAASLILIVLERAFGIGIFNPALGGDPLLFQHLFWFYSHPAVYIMILPGMGVVSEVLPCFSKRPLFGYKAVAMSSMAIAVFGFLVWGHHMFVSGQSAYAGIVFSFLSFCVAIPSAIKVFNWTLTLRKGEITFETPMLYALFFLALFTFGGLAGLFLAALAVDVHVHDTYFVVAHFHYIMVGGMVTAYMAGLHFWWPKITGRVYSETWGRIAATVTFLGFNLTFFPQFVLGFLGMPRRYHTYPPEFQFWHVLSSAGAVVLAVGYLMPLLYLGWSLFRGTRAPANPWGATGLEWQTASPPPPHNFDTMPVVRRPAYDYAMKGLRHETFSPHRDEAS